A DNA window from Arachis hypogaea cultivar Tifrunner chromosome 18, arahy.Tifrunner.gnm2.J5K5, whole genome shotgun sequence contains the following coding sequences:
- the LOC112773045 gene encoding uncharacterized protein, which produces MADIAGLLEAAGSRFSALELIGQGSFGDVYKGFDRELNKEVAIKVIDLEESEDEIDDIQKEISVLSQCRSPYITEYYGSYLNQTKLWIIMEYMAGGSVADLLQSGPPLDETSIACILRDLLHAIDYLHTEGKIHRDIKAANILLTENGDVKVADFGVSAQLTRTISRRKTFVGTPFWMAPEVIQNSEGYNEKADIWSMGITAIEMAKGEPPLADLHPMRVLFIIPRENPPQLDEHFSRPLKEFVSLCLKKVPAERPSAKELLKHRLIRNARKSPKLAERIRERPKYHIKDDPGADDPGTVKKVPRGMGEASDTMKVSRDVRAEETSRTSGQGQTVKSAGWDFNIGGSQGTVRSGTVRSVARPPVSQNQVTQRKAPESGYQGGTVSRSALNESVESSLGKDLRITYHDEDPDDHDEDDEGNGSGTVVIRSPKASRPSVVRGQSSQSSSSYASLEDASTSGTVVLRNQNDDSDSSQTPRSRKGLNDRNSITSLEDSAANLAEAKAAILRKANAKERKFNNIQESKRDQMAGSSDSSRSHHEYHDPQKGMSRSQYASDDEESAKVMSSSVPLSVLLAPSLKETIANDPEGAIVRAVISSLINMEGTRPRSCDVLVRKLLQRLASSKEDSLKDLQELAGQLFSKTKGTGDTRNTEADSRRKQQNKDIHQNSNLSPLARFLLSRWQGQSSRDLNQS; this is translated from the exons ATGGCTGATATAGCAGGTTTACTTGAGGCAGCAGGATCAAGGTTCAGTGCATTGGAGCTTATTGGGCAGGGATCATTTGGTGATGTCTATAAAGG GTTTGACAGAGAGCTTAACAAAGAAGTTGCTATCAAAGTAATTGATTTGGAAGAATC GGAGGATGAAATTGATGATATTCAGAag GAAATTTCTGTTCTGTCACAATGCCGATCTCCATACATCACTGAGTACTATGGTTCCTATCTCAATCAAACTAAACTCTGGATAATAATGGAATACATGGCTGGCGGCTCTGTTGCTGATCTA CTTCAATCCGGTCCTCCACTGGATGAAACATCCATTGCTTGCATTCTACGTGACTTGCTACATGCAATTGATTACCTACACACTGAAGGAAAAATTCATAGAGACATTAAAG CTGCAAACATTTTATTGACCGAGAATGGTGATGTAAAG GTTGCAGATTTTGGTGTTTCTGCACAGCTCACGAGGACCATATCAAGGAGAAAG ACATTTGTAGGAACACCTTTCTGGATGGCACCAGAGGTTATTCAGAATTCCGAAGGATATAATGAGAAG GCAGATATCTGGTCTATGGGGATCACTGCAATTGAGATGGCAAAAGGGGAGCCTCCACTTGCCGATCTTCATCCCATGAGAGTGCTTTTTATCATACCTCGAGAGAATCCTCCGCAG TTAGATGAGCATTTTTCTCGTCCCCTGAAAGAGTTCGTTTCATTGTGTTTGAAGAAGGTTCCTGCTGAG AGGCCAAGTGCTAAGGAACTTCTCAAACACCGTCTTATTCGGAATGCTAGGAAGAGTCCAAAGCTTGCAGAAAGAATAAG GGAGCGTCCAAAGTACCACATAAAGGATGATCCGGGGGCGGATGATCCAGGGACTGTTAAAAAAGTCCCAAGAGGGATGGGTGAGGCTTCTGATACTATGAAGGTGTCTAGAGATGTTAGAGCTGAAGAAACTAGTAGAACCAG TGGTCAGGGTCAAACTGTAAAAAGTGCTGGATGGGACTTCAACATTGGTGGATCACAAGGCACTGTTCGTAGCGGTACTGTTCGTAGTGTAGCACGACCACCTGTTTCACAAAATCAGGTTACCCAAAGAAAAGCTCCGGAGAGTGGCTATCAAGGGGGAACTGTCAGTAGAAGTGCACTAAACGAGTCGGTTGAAAGTTCACTCGGAAAGGATCTTAGAATTACATATCATGATGAGGATCCGGATGATCATGATGAAGAT GATGAAGGGAATGGATCAGGAACTGTCGTTATTCGATCTCCAAAAGCATCAAGGCCATCAGTAGTTCGTGGCCAAAGCTCCCAG TCTAGCAGCAGCTATGCTTCTCTTGAAGATGCTTCTACCAGTGGAACTGTTGTCTTGCGTAACCAGAATGATGATTCTGATTCTTCACAAACACCTAGGTCCCGCAAGGGACTTAACGACAGAAATTCTATTACTTCACTGGAAGATAGTGCTGCAAATCTTGCTGAG GCAAAGGCTGCTATCCTAAGGAAAGCAAATGCTAAAGAGAGAAAATTCAACAATATACAAGAAAGCAAGAGAGACCAAATGGCAGGCAGTTCTGATTCTTCAAG ATCACATCATGAATACCATGATCCTCAAAAGGGCATGTCAAGATCACAATATGCCAGTGATGATGAAGAGAGTGCTAAAGTTATGTCGTCCTCTGTGCCATTATCAGTTTTGCTCGCTCCTTCACTAAAAGAG ACCATTGCTAATGATCCAGAAGGGGCAATCGTGCGAGCGGTTATCAGTTCTCTCATAAACATGGAGGGCACAAGGCCACGATCCTGCGATGTTCTTGTCAGAAAGTTGCTTCAGCGGTTGGCAAG TTCAAAGGAAGATTCATTGAAGGACCTGCAGGAACTAGCAGGCCAACTATTCAGCAAGACCAAGGGAACCGGAGACACGCGAAACACCGAAGCCGATAGCCGGAGGAAACAACAGAACAAGGACATCCATCAAAATAGCAATTTGAGCCCACTAGCCAGATTTCTTCTCTCAAG ATGGCAGGGTCAAAGCTCACGTGATCTAAACCAATCTTGA